A region from the Gossypium hirsutum isolate 1008001.06 chromosome A08, Gossypium_hirsutum_v2.1, whole genome shotgun sequence genome encodes:
- the LOC107936277 gene encoding plant cysteine oxidase 1, translated as MMVDGGGLMDQRKGIMKIRHVNNKVRYVKRPIKKKNNRSSYRERKDPKVLQKLFDSCREVFKGPETVPSDSDVNKLCSILDEMKPKHVGLSKNMQFFKSKSVAKGTPSVSYTPIYQCDEFSLCIFFLAANAVIPLHNHPGMTVFSKLLLGDLHIKSYDWVDSMPPPESQPRLAKLKVDSVLKAPCKTSVLYPTTGGNIHEFRAVTPCAVLDVLGPPYSKDDRDCSYYKELQHSALSDGESSRVNEGGSDYLRWLKEIELPQNSHMERIDYWGPQIVD; from the exons ATGATGGTGGATGGTGGTGGATTGATGGATCAAAGGAAGGGTATTATGAAAATAAGACATGTAAACAACAAGGTGAGATACGTTAAGAGACCAATCAAGAAGAAGAACAACAGATCATCATACAGGGAAAGAAAAGATCCTAAAGTGCTACAAAAGCTGTTTGATTCATGTAGGGAAGTGTTTAAAGGCCCTGAAACTGTTCCGTCTGATTCTGATGTCAACAAGCTATGCAGCATTCTtg ATGAGATGAAGCCAAAACATGTGGGGCTTAGCAAAAACATGCAGTTCTTCAAATCTAAGAGTGTGGCGAAAGGAACTCCAAGTGTTTCATATACACCCATTTACCAATGTGATGAGTTCTCG CTTTGCATTTTCTTTCTTGCAGCAAATGCTGTCATCCCTCTCCATAATCATCCAGGGATGACTGTTTTCAGCAAGCTTTTGCTGGGAGATTTGCATATAAAGTCGTACGATTGGGTGGATTCTATGCCGCCACCCGAATCCCAGC CGAGATTGGCAAAGTTAAAAGTCGATAGCGTGCTGAAAGCGCCATGCAAGACCTCAGTGTTGTATCCTACAACAGGAGGTAACATCCATGAATTCAGAGCCGTAACACCATGCGCGGTGCTCGATGTTCTCGGCCCTCCTTACTCTAAAGACGACCGTGATTGTTCTTATTACAAAGAGTTGCAACACTCGGCTTTGTCAG ATGGAGAAAGTAGTAGAGTGAATGAAGGAGGAAGTGATTATTTGAGATGGTTGAAAGAAATTGAACTGCCCCAGAATTCACACATGGAGAGAATTGACTACTGGGGTCCTCAGATCGTAGATTAG